The Halichondria panicea chromosome 14, odHalPani1.1, whole genome shotgun sequence genome contains a region encoding:
- the LOC135347703 gene encoding DNA-directed RNA polymerase I subunit RPA2-like isoform X4: MYTQYGIIIRCVRKDQTAANLTLHYLTDGSCMLQFSRNREMYYVPVVFVLKALLNTTDVHIYNELMKGNKDNTFLKGCVAAMLRSALDDGLTTQQSVLKFIGERFRVKMADTPAWVSDEDITRNVLKELVLVHLDKDVDKFNMLVLMTHKLFALASGKCCPESSDSPANQEVLLGGHLYLMAIKEKLGGYLNYAKSELEKQVKMHPEKFDNLTIAIKRVLDHAPDVGQFMEYVMATGNLKSRSGLGLQQQTGFTVVADKLNFYRYLSHFRAVHRGAFFSQMRTTTVRKLLPEAWGFLCPVHTPDGAPCGLLNHLAAACQVTTCVPNTSHLPRLLVSLGMTPTGSPLPSGHTHTDHTLPVVLDGRIIGEVDRNKAQELTDKLRTLKCLGKEKVPSSVEIGLVPHLTGGQFPGLFLFATPSRMMRPVLNLATHTHELIGSFEQVYMDIAVVPEEAHEGHTSHLELDEGSMFSALATLTPFSDFNQSPRNMYQCQMAKQTMGTPLQSFPYRMDGKLYRLQSPQAPLVRTSTYNQYGLDDYPLGTNAVVAVISYTGYDMEDAMILNKGSVERGFKHATVYKSEMIDISNPGVRDKPSRLFGVLPGSKEEGKLEQDGFPQIGTLLKEGDPYYSYFDLDTKSSRLSRYKSMEPAFVDQVKLLGTETGDSPLQKAFIKLRICRNPIIGDKFASRAGQKGICSQRWPSESMPFTESGMVPDIIFNPHGFPSRMTIGMMIEMMAGKSSSLHGLCHDCTPFKFSEKDPAVDHFGKLLVKAGYNYFGNERLYSGINGREFEADIFMGVVYYQRLRHMVSDKFQVRTTGPIDILTHQPVQGRRRAGGIRFGEMERDSLLAHGASFLLQDRLLNCSDKSFCRICKECGSIVSPMLDKAPPTISALSDVQPEWRCRMCQDKGQIDIISVPYVFRYLVAELAAMNIKVQLEIS; the protein is encoded by the exons ATGTACACTCAGTATGGTATCATCATCCGCTGTGTCAGGAAGGACCAAACAGCCGCT AACCTCACGCTCCACTACCTGACTGACGGCAGTTGCATGCTCCAGTTCTCACGCAACAGAGAGATGTACTATGTACCTGTAGTGTTCGTCCTCAAG gcGCTGTTGAATACAACAGATGTGCATATTTACAACGAGCTCATGAAAGGCAACAAAGACAACACGTTTCTGAAAGG atgtgttgccGCCATGCTGCGCTCTGCTCTGGATGATGGACTCACCACACAGCAGTCTGTCCTCAAGTTCATAGGGGAGAGGTTCAGAGTCAAGATGGCCGACACTCCGGCATGGGTCAGCGACGAGGATATCACCAGAAACGTACTAAA GGAATTGGTGTTGGTACATTTGGACAAAGATGTCGACAAGTTCAACATGCTTGT ACTGATGACTCATAAACTGTTTGCTCTAGCTTCTGGCAAGTGTTGTCCTGAGTCATCAGATTCCCCTGCCAACCAAGAGGTCCTCCTTGGAGGCCACCTATATCTCATGGCCATCAAG GAGAAGCTGGGAGGGTACCTGAACTATGCCAAGTCTGAGCTGGAGAAACAAGTTAAAATGCATCCAGAAAAGTTTGATAATCTCA CTATTGCAATCAAGCGTGTACTAGACCACGCCCCCGACGTGGGTCAGTTCATGGAGTACGTCATGGCAACAGGGAACCTGAAGTCACGCTCTGGACTGGGCCTACAGCAG CAAACTGGGTTCACTGTGGTGGCGGACAAGCTCAACTTCTATCGCTACCTCTCCCACTTCCGAGCAGTGCACAGAGGAGCTTTCTTCTCACAGATGAGAACCACTACTGTGAGGAAACTGCTCCCTGAGGCGTGGG GGTTCCTGTGTCCTGTACACACTCCTGATGGAGCTCCCTGTGGTCTACTCAACCATCTAGCAGCAGCTTGTCAG GTGACGACATGTGTGCCCAACACCTCTCATCTGCCTCGACTATTAGTGAGCCTTGGGATGACGCCCACAGGGTCACCCCTACCCTCTGGTCATACCCACACGGACCACACCCTCCCTGTCGTACTGGACGGACGGATCATCGGTGAAGTGGACAGAAACAAAGCTCAAGAATTAACTGATAAACTGAGAACTCTGAAATGCTTAGGCAAAGAAAAG GTACCGTCTAGTGTGGAGATAGGACTAGTGCCTCACCTGACTGGCGGGCAGTTCCCGGGACTGTTCCTGTTCGCCACACCCTCTCGTATGATGAGACCAGTCCTCAACCtggccacccacacacacgagCTCATTGGATCATTTGAACAA GTGTACATGGATATTGCTGTTGTTCCAGAAGAGGCACACGAAGGA CACACGAGTCACCTGGAGCTGGACGAGGGGAGCATGTTCAGTGCACTAGCCACACTCACTCCATTCTCTGACTTCAACCAGAGCCCCAGGAACATGTACCAATGTCAG aTGGCCAAGCAGACAATGGGGACACCACTTCAGTCCTTCCCCTACAGAATGGACGGCAAATTATACAGACTACAG AGCCCCCAGGCCCCGCTGGTTCGTACCTCCACCTACAACCAGTATGGACTGGACGACTATCCCCTCGGCACTAACGCTGTAGTAGCTGTTATCTCCTACACT GGTTACGATATGGAGGATGCTATGATACTGAACAAGGGCTCAGTGGAGAGAGGATTCAAACACGCCACTGTGTACAAGAGTGAG ATGATAGATATATCCAACCCTGGTGTGCGTGACAAGCCTAGTCGCTTGTTTGGTGTGTTGCCAGGGAGCAAGGAGGAGGGCAAGCTGGAACAAGATGGCTTCCCTCAGATAGGCACTCTACTCAAAGAGGGAGACCCGTACTACAG TTATTTTGACTTGGATACTAAGTCGTCGCGATTATCTCGCTACAAGAGTATGGAGCCAGCGTTCGTGGAtcag GTCAAGCTGCTAGGCACCGAGACTGGGGACTCCCCCCTACAGAAAGCATTTATCAAGCTGAGAATATGT AGGAATCCTATAATTGGAGACAAATTTGCCAGTAGAGCAGGTCAAAAGGGAATCTGTAG tcaGAGATGGCCATCAGAGAGTATGCCATTCACGGAGTCAGGAATGGTACCAGATATCATCTTCAATCCTCACGGCTTCCCCTCCAGAATGACCATTG GTATGATGATTGAGATGATGGCGGGCAAGTCCTCTTCCCTCCATGGTCTCTGTCATGACTGCACTCCATTCAAGTTCTCAGAGAAGGACCCAGCAGTCGACCACTTCGGGAAACTACTAGTGAAAG ctggctACAACTACTTTGGCAACGAGCGTCTCTACAGTGGTATAAACGGCCGGGAATTCGAAGCTGATATATttatgggtgtggtctacTACCAGCGCCTGAGGCATATGGTGTCTGACAAGTTCCAAGTCCGAACCACAGGACCCATTGACATCCTGACCCACCAACCAGTGCAGGGCAGGCGCAGGGCCGGGGGGATCAGGTTCGGAGAGATGGAGAGAGACTCACTACTAGCACATGGCGCCTCATTCCTATTACAAGATCGTCTACTGAACTGCTCTGATAAATCATTT tgtcgtATCTGTAAGGAGTGTGGGAGTATAGTGTCCCCGATGCTGGACAAAGCCCCGCCCACCATATCCGCCCTCTCCGATGTCCAACCAGAGTGGAGGTGTCGTATGTGTCAGGACAAAGGTCAAATTGACATCATCTCGGTCCCGTACGTGTTCAGATACTTAGTAGCAGAACTGGCAGCCATGAACATAAAAGTTCAGTTAGAAATTAGCTAA